The sequence TCGCGGCAGGTGCCGGGATAGACCGCCGCCCCCGGCCCCCTTACGCTGGAATCGGCGATTTCCCGCCGCGAGCAGCCACAGGGATAGACCACCCCCAGCCGCTCCAGGGCGGCCAGCGCCCGGGCATAGGCTTCGCTGCGCCGGCTCTGGAAGCCCACCTCCCCGTCCCACGCAAAGCCGTAAGCCTCCAGGGTGCGCAGGATGGCATCGGCTGCGCCCGGCACCACCCGCGGGGCATCGAGATCATCGATACGCAGATACCAGGCCCCGCCGTGGTGGCGCGCATCGAGATAGCTCCCCACGGCGGTGACCAGGGAGCCGAAGTGCAGGGGACCCGAAGGGGAAGGCGCGAAGCGGCCGCGGTAGGCGGAAGGAGCCGGCAAGTGCGCGAACGACATGGGGGCAATTATCCGCGCCGGCCGCCTGCCGGGGAACCACCCCACGCGCCGGCCCAGAGGGGGACAGAGCTTACCCCACGCCCGGGGGCCGTTTCAGGCGCTGCCGGCCACCTCGGCGCCGCGAGTGGTCACCCAGACCGCGCCGTCGATCACGGTGAGATCGTTGTCCCGGGCGAAATCCAGGAGAAAGCGGTAGGCGCGCGGATCCACGTCCTTGAGTTTCTTGGCGACCACCACACAGCTCACGCCTTCGAGGACCACCGGCCGCACATAGGGGGAATAGCTCACCCGGTTGTCCACGCCGAATTCCGACATGACACCGGACAGCCGTTCCGCCCAGTCACTGGGCCGGAATTTGCGCCCGGTGGTGGTGACGCCCTTGATGATGAGATCAGAAGTTGAGATTTTCATAATATAACGATTATACGATCGTTACCCCCTGCCGCCAAGCAGGAGCCGTTGCATGACTTTTTCGGTCGTCGCGTCAAACACTTGAGGGCCGCGCCCCGTACCCCGGTTGAAGCTTCTCCTTGCGTGAGACCGCGCTTTCGGCAAAAATATCCGAGGGAATCGCTAAAGTTTCCCCCCGCCAAACACCCTATCTCAAGGAGGAATCACAATGAAAAATCCCCTCGACTCCCTGTGGGGCACGGTCATTTCGGGGCTCGTGCTGACCCTGGTGCTCTACGTCATCGTCAAAAACTTTCTGATGTAAGGGAGAATAAACCATGGAACTCGCACTTGCCCGTTGGATTCACGTCATGGCCGGTGTCATGTGGATCGGCCTGCTTTATTACTTCAACTTCGTCCAGGTCGCCGCCCTCAAGGCGGCCACCGAGGACGGCACCGCCGCCGGCATCACCAAGCACGTGGCACCCCGCGCCCTGCTCTTCTTCCGCTGGGCGGCCGTGGTGACCTGGCTGGCCGGCGCCGCCATCCTGGGGCAGCATTTCGTGCCTGCCTTCACCCTGCAGCATGGCTTTGCCGGCATCGGCATCGGCGCCTGGCTTGGCACCATCATGCTCTTCAACGTGTGGGTGCTGATCTGGCCCAACCAGAAGAAAATCCTGGGTCTCGCCCCCGCCAGCGACGAGGAG comes from Burkholderiales bacterium and encodes:
- a CDS encoding DUF3579 domain-containing protein, whose translation is MKISTSDLIIKGVTTTGRKFRPSDWAERLSGVMSEFGVDNRVSYSPYVRPVVLEGVSCVVVAKKLKDVDPRAYRFLLDFARDNDLTVIDGAVWVTTRGAEVAGSA